A single region of the Vicia villosa cultivar HV-30 ecotype Madison, WI linkage group LG4, Vvil1.0, whole genome shotgun sequence genome encodes:
- the LOC131595958 gene encoding (+)-neomenthol dehydrogenase-like: MGKKEKNEKAKERRENRLQEIQLLRSIPYSDQQRWWSKETIAVVTGGNRGIGFEICRQLATHGLTVILTSRDAGAGTESIKVLQESGFDVVYRQLDIVDDSSINQFVEWLQENYGGLDILVNNAGVNFNLGSDNSVENAYKVIKTNYYGIKNLTEALIPLMKPSVVGARIVNTSSRLGRLNGRRNRISKVELREQLSDVEFLSEELIDRTLSSFLQQVEDGSWTSGGWPQIYTDYSVSKLAVNAYTRLMARKLSERPEGQKIYINCYCPGWVKTALTGFAGNNTVEEGADTGVWLSLLHDQTVMGSFFAERREINF, translated from the exons ATGGGTAAGaaagaaaagaatgagaaagcaaAAGAACGAAGAGAAAATAGATTGCAAGAGATACAGCTTTTAAGATCCATTCCTTATTCCGATCAACAAAG GTGGTGGTCAAAGGAAACTATAGCTGTGGTTACCGGCGGAAACAGAGGAATTGGGTTTGAGATTTGCAGACAACTTGCTACTCATGGATTGACTGTTATACTCACATCAAGAGATGCTGGTGCTGGTACAGAATCAATTAAGGTTTTGCAAGAAAGTGGTTTTGATGTGGTTTACCGTCAACTTGATATAGTCGACGATTCATCCATCAACCAATTCGTCGAGTGGTTGCAGGAAAATTACGGTGGTTTAGATATTCTT GTAAACAATGCTGGTGTTAATTTCAATCTTGGGTCTGATAACTCTGTTGAAAATGCTTACAAGGTTATCAAAACAAATTATTATGGCATTAAAAATTTGACTGAAGCTCTTATTCCATTGATGAAACCATCTGTTGTTGGTGCTCGAATAGTAAATACAAGCTCGCGTCTAGGTCGACTAAATGGAAGACGAAAT AGAATCAGCAAAGTAGAATTGAGAGAACAACTGAGTGATGTCGAGTTTCTTTCAGAGGAACTGATTGACAGAACTTTATCTTCATTTTTACAACAAGTAGAAGATGGAAGTTGGACATCAGGTGGGTGGCCTCAAATATATACCGATTACTCAGTATCGAAACTTGCTGTTAATGCTTATACAAGACTTATGGCAAGGAAGCTTTCAGAGCGACCAGAAGGTCAAAAGATTTATATTAACTGCTATTGTCCGGGTTGGGTAAAGACAGCTCTCACAGGTTTTGCAGGGAACAATACTGTTGAGGAAGGTGCTGATACTGGAGTCTGGCTTTCCCTTCTGCATGACCAAACAGTTATGGGAAGTTTTTTTGCTGAGAGACGGGAAATTAACTTTTAA
- the LOC131600308 gene encoding nudix hydrolase 25-like has protein sequence MEDLPQGYRPNVGVCLINSDDQIFVASRLNVPGAWQMPQGGIEDGEEPKSAAIRELREETGIVSAEIIAEVGKWLTYDFPPAVKAKVNRLWGGEWHGQAQKWFLMRLTKDEGEINLATGEADPEFAEWKWANPEEVIEQAVDYKRPTYEEVVRTFKPHFQGNAKSGKCKSTKW, from the exons ATGGaggatcttccacaaggttaccgTCCTAACGTTGGTGTCTGTCTCATCAACTCTGATGATCAG ATATTTGTGGCTTCTAGATTGAATGTTCCAGGAGCATGGCAAATGCCTCAG GGTGGCATTGAAGACGGTGAAGAACCCAAATCTGCTGCGATTAGAGAACTTCGAGAAGAAACTGGAATAGTATCAGCCGAGATAATCGCTGAG GTTGGGAAATGGTTGACATATGACTTCCCTCCTGCTGTGAAGGCTAAGGTCAATCGTCTCTGGGGAGGCGAATGGCACGGACAGGCACAGAAATG GTTTCTCATGAGATTAACAAAAGATGAAGGCGAAATCAACTTAGCCACCGGTGAAGCAGACCCAGAATTTGCAGAGTGGAAATGGGCAAACCCTGAAGAAGTTATTGAGCAG GCTGTGGACTACAAAAGACCAACTTATGAAGAAGTTGTAAGAACCTTCAAGCCTCACTTTCAAGGAAATGCAAAATCAGGGAAATGTAAATCGACAAAGTGGTGA